In the genome of Rhodoplanes sp. Z2-YC6860, one region contains:
- the ppa gene encoding inorganic diphosphatase codes for MDLNAISVGANPPHDINVIIEVPIGGEPIKYELHKPSGILFVDRFLYTSMRYPGNYGFIPHTLSDDGDPCDVLVVNTRAITPGAMMSVRPVGVLFMEDEAGGDEKIIAVPSSKLTKRYDSVKSYSDLPDITIKQVQHFFEHYKDLEDGKWVKVLRWGGIEDAHRLILEGVKRAKEAK; via the coding sequence ATGGACCTCAACGCAATCTCCGTGGGCGCAAATCCGCCGCACGACATCAACGTGATCATCGAAGTGCCGATCGGCGGGGAGCCCATCAAATACGAACTGCACAAGCCGTCGGGCATACTCTTCGTCGACCGGTTTCTGTACACCTCGATGCGCTATCCCGGAAATTACGGCTTCATCCCGCACACACTGTCGGATGACGGCGATCCATGCGATGTGCTGGTGGTCAACACACGAGCAATCACACCGGGCGCGATGATGAGCGTGCGGCCGGTTGGGGTGCTGTTCATGGAGGACGAGGCCGGCGGTGATGAGAAGATCATCGCGGTGCCGTCGTCGAAGCTTACCAAACGCTACGACAGCGTGAAATCCTATTCCGATCTGCCGGATATCACGATCAAGCAGGTCCAGCATTTCTTCGAGCACTACAAGGATCTCGAAGACGGCAAATGGGTCAAGGTCCTGCGTTGGGGCGGCATTGAGGATGCGCACCGGCTGATCCTCGAAGGCGTGAAACGGGCCAAGGAAGCGAAATAG
- a CDS encoding helicase HerA-like domain-containing protein, with protein MADDVFQDDKIFIGKSGKPEYLALKFGNRHGLVTGATGTGKTVSLQVMAEGFARAGVPVFAADIKGDLSGIAAAGEAKDFLVKRASDLGFKYQPDEFSVIFWDLFGEQGHPIRTTIMEMGPLLLSRMLNLNDVQEGLINIAFKYADDDPQLGQADSNGLVDLKDLRELLNYLSKNSKDISARYGNVAQATVGSVQRALLILENQGGAKFFGEPALDINDLMKKDRDGRGYINILAADKLMENPQLYATFLLWLLSELFEKLPEVGDLDKPKLVFFFDEAHLLFNDAPPALLTKIEQVVRLIRSKGVGVFFVTQNPLDVPDKVLAQLGNRIQHALRAFTPRDQKAVRAAADTFRPNPKLDTAQVITELGKGEALVSFLEGNGTPSIVERTMIAPPAARIGPVTPEERKAVIAQSPVRGRYDQAIDPESAYEILQRRVQEPAGDTPSGGSAAGGPPADAPQPGSGRGWGDVVGGVLGSVLGGSGSSRGRMTTGEVVVRQVARSVASQVGTQVGRALIRGVLGSLTGRR; from the coding sequence ATGGCGGACGACGTTTTCCAGGACGACAAGATCTTCATCGGCAAAAGCGGAAAGCCGGAATATCTGGCGCTCAAATTCGGCAATCGCCACGGGCTCGTGACCGGCGCGACCGGCACCGGCAAAACGGTGTCGCTTCAGGTGATGGCTGAGGGCTTTGCCCGTGCCGGCGTCCCGGTGTTTGCCGCCGACATCAAGGGCGACCTGTCCGGAATCGCGGCCGCTGGCGAGGCCAAGGATTTCCTGGTGAAGCGAGCGAGCGATCTCGGCTTCAAGTACCAGCCCGACGAATTCTCGGTGATATTCTGGGATCTGTTCGGCGAACAAGGCCATCCGATCCGCACCACCATCATGGAGATGGGGCCGCTGCTGCTGTCGCGGATGCTCAATCTCAATGACGTGCAGGAGGGCCTGATCAACATCGCCTTCAAGTACGCCGACGACGATCCGCAGCTCGGCCAGGCCGATTCCAACGGCCTCGTTGACCTCAAGGACCTCCGCGAGCTCCTGAACTACCTGAGCAAGAACTCCAAGGACATCAGCGCTCGATACGGCAACGTCGCCCAGGCCACCGTGGGCTCGGTGCAACGCGCATTGCTGATCCTCGAGAACCAGGGCGGCGCCAAGTTCTTCGGCGAGCCTGCGCTCGACATCAACGATCTGATGAAGAAGGACCGCGACGGCCGCGGCTACATCAACATTCTCGCGGCCGACAAGCTGATGGAGAATCCGCAGCTCTACGCCACCTTCCTGCTGTGGCTGTTGTCCGAGCTGTTCGAGAAGCTTCCCGAAGTGGGCGATCTCGACAAGCCGAAGCTCGTGTTCTTCTTCGACGAGGCGCACCTTCTGTTTAACGATGCGCCGCCGGCACTCCTCACCAAGATCGAGCAGGTAGTGCGGCTCATTCGGTCCAAGGGTGTCGGCGTGTTCTTTGTCACGCAGAACCCGCTCGATGTTCCCGACAAGGTGCTGGCCCAGTTGGGCAACCGCATCCAGCACGCGCTGCGCGCCTTCACGCCGCGCGACCAGAAGGCGGTGCGGGCCGCGGCCGACACCTTCCGCCCGAACCCCAAGCTCGACACCGCGCAAGTCATCACCGAGCTGGGCAAGGGCGAGGCGCTGGTGTCATTCCTGGAGGGCAACGGCACGCCATCGATCGTCGAGCGCACCATGATCGCGCCGCCGGCGGCGCGGATCGGGCCGGTGACCCCCGAAGAGCGCAAGGCGGTGATTGCGCAGAGTCCGGTCCGGGGCCGATACGATCAAGCCATCGATCCCGAATCCGCCTACGAGATCCTTCAACGCCGGGTGCAAGAGCCCGCGGGCGACACGCCGTCCGGCGGTTCCGCCGCTGGCGGGCCGCCAGCCGACGCGCCACAACCAGGCTCCGGCCGTGGTTGGGGGGACGTGGTGGGCGGCGTGCTCGGCAGCGTCCTGGGCGGAAGCGGCAGCTCGCGCGGGCGCATGACGACAGGCGAGGTCGTGGTACGGCAGGTGGCCCGCTCGGTCGCCTCGCAGGTTGGCACCCAGGTCGGCAGAGCGTTGATCCGCGGTGTGCTCGGGAGCCTTACCGGCCGCCGTTAG
- a CDS encoding cupin domain-containing protein, with amino-acid sequence MTHAHDHSHHDDRWKHDGVRVIPGNQLDPNVPSTPGMDRKAAINFARAGAQKLWAGTVTIKPDAKTGAHHHGHLESIIYVVRGKARMRWGERLQFTAEAGPGDFIFVPPYVPHQEINASPDQVLECVLVRSDGEAIAINLDIEPVEKPETVPWVDPVHPDPSNKK; translated from the coding sequence ATGACACATGCACACGATCATAGCCATCACGACGACCGCTGGAAGCATGACGGCGTCCGGGTGATTCCCGGCAACCAGCTCGACCCCAACGTGCCGTCGACGCCGGGTATGGATCGCAAGGCCGCGATCAACTTCGCCCGCGCTGGTGCCCAAAAGCTCTGGGCCGGCACGGTAACGATCAAGCCCGATGCCAAGACCGGTGCGCATCATCACGGGCATCTCGAAAGCATCATCTATGTGGTGCGCGGCAAGGCACGGATGCGTTGGGGCGAGCGGTTGCAGTTCACCGCGGAGGCGGGGCCTGGCGATTTCATCTTCGTGCCGCCCTATGTGCCGCATCAGGAGATCAACGCCAGTCCTGACCAGGTGCTGGAATGTGTGCTGGTGCGAAGCGACGGTGAGGCGATCGCGATCAATCTCGACATCGAACCTGTCGAAAAGCCCGAGACGGTGCCCTGGGTGGATCCGGTTCACCCCGACCCCTCGAACAAAAAATAG
- a CDS encoding DUF930 domain-containing protein codes for MRFWKILALALIVALAGSSIAADAKTKRTKTAAVSKAGVNEKFRKALDRLDPQTRLEQICDLEAMNRIKKDQKFSPDRAQGAASADPKTDGHKLTATGGAFRSKGDWYELSFVCEATPDHMKVLSFEYQTGKSIPKAKWEEYGLF; via the coding sequence ATGCGTTTTTGGAAGATTCTTGCGCTTGCGCTCATAGTCGCCCTTGCCGGAAGCTCAATCGCAGCCGATGCGAAGACCAAGCGCACGAAGACCGCTGCGGTCTCGAAGGCGGGCGTAAACGAGAAGTTCCGCAAGGCCCTCGATCGACTCGACCCGCAGACCCGCCTGGAGCAGATCTGCGATCTCGAGGCGATGAACCGCATCAAGAAGGATCAGAAATTCTCACCCGACCGCGCGCAGGGGGCGGCCAGCGCCGATCCCAAGACCGACGGCCACAAACTCACTGCGACAGGCGGCGCCTTCCGGAGCAAAGGTGACTGGTACGAGTTGTCGTTTGTTTGCGAGGCGACCCCCGACCACATGAAGGTCCTGTCGTTCGAATATCAGACCGGCAAGTCCATCCCGAAGGCGAAGTGGGAAGAATACGGTCTGTTCTAA
- a CDS encoding glycosyltransferase family A protein — MKASDLSVGIVIPVRNGARTLAAAIESVSHQNPPPSDIVVVDGGSEDGSAAFARTFASVRVIAQEGRGLGAARNQGIRAVAGEIIAFCDADDCWTAGALAARLEHLAAEPSCGAVIGQLRRTLVASDKATPQQASRLGRVEAAYTPGGLMVRRSCFETVGPFDETLTVGADSDWFVRLVQSAVRLDVLDETVLLKGVRHTSLSTDVATYRRELLQVARRYIDRRRRGAP; from the coding sequence ATGAAAGCGAGTGATCTCTCGGTTGGCATCGTGATACCCGTGCGGAACGGCGCACGTACGCTTGCCGCCGCCATCGAGAGCGTGAGCCATCAAAACCCGCCGCCAAGCGACATTGTCGTCGTCGACGGTGGCTCCGAGGACGGCAGTGCCGCCTTTGCCCGCACTTTTGCCAGTGTACGTGTGATTGCGCAGGAGGGCCGTGGGCTTGGCGCCGCGCGCAATCAAGGCATTCGCGCAGTAGCCGGCGAGATCATTGCATTCTGCGACGCAGACGATTGCTGGACGGCAGGTGCGCTTGCGGCGCGCCTGGAGCATCTCGCCGCGGAACCGTCTTGCGGTGCGGTGATCGGCCAATTGCGCCGCACGCTCGTCGCGTCGGATAAGGCAACGCCGCAGCAGGCCTCGCGTCTCGGACGCGTCGAGGCCGCGTATACACCAGGCGGGCTCATGGTGCGCCGCTCATGCTTCGAGACGGTCGGTCCATTCGATGAGACCCTCACCGTCGGAGCCGACAGCGATTGGTTCGTGCGGCTCGTGCAGTCGGCGGTGCGGCTCGACGTATTGGACGAGACCGTGCTGCTGAAGGGGGTGCGCCACACCAGCCTTTCAACCGACGTTGCGACCTACCGCCGTGAGCTGTTGCAGGTGGCGCGTCGTTACATCGACCGCCGGCGGCGGGGCGCGCCTTGA
- a CDS encoding nucleoside phosphorylase, whose amino-acid sequence MAPISDNKNYQAPSVFQPSALLREARRQKNLPAVDVPPVCILDPDGDIVRRLRREGRSQPFPAWACYHTALDSFELAGETAGIVGCAVGASFAVLIAEELFTSGCKLLLSLTSAGQIEVLGTPPYFVVIDRALRDEGTSDHYAPPAEFAHADKALITTASAALAESGMQTFVGATWTTDAPFRETREAINWARTRGTVAVEMEAAALYTFAAVKKARVLCLAHVTNAMAQAGQDFEKGAADGTDDALTVLAAVAAKLRSGL is encoded by the coding sequence GTGGCTCCGATCAGCGACAACAAGAACTATCAGGCGCCATCGGTGTTTCAACCGAGTGCGCTGCTGCGCGAGGCGCGCCGGCAGAAAAACCTGCCGGCTGTCGACGTGCCGCCGGTCTGCATTCTCGATCCCGACGGCGACATCGTGCGCAGGCTGCGCCGGGAAGGGCGCTCGCAGCCATTTCCGGCCTGGGCCTGCTATCACACCGCGCTCGACAGCTTCGAGCTCGCGGGCGAGACGGCAGGGATCGTAGGCTGCGCGGTCGGCGCGTCGTTCGCCGTGCTGATCGCCGAAGAACTGTTTACATCCGGCTGCAAGCTTTTGCTCAGCCTGACATCGGCAGGCCAGATCGAGGTCTTGGGCACGCCGCCGTATTTCGTCGTGATCGACCGTGCCTTGCGCGACGAGGGGACGAGCGATCACTACGCACCGCCCGCCGAGTTTGCCCATGCGGACAAAGCTCTGATTACGACGGCATCGGCGGCGCTTGCCGAGAGTGGCATGCAGACCTTCGTCGGCGCGACCTGGACCACCGATGCGCCGTTCCGCGAAACCCGTGAGGCCATCAACTGGGCGCGCACACGCGGCACGGTGGCGGTGGAGATGGAGGCCGCCGCGCTCTACACCTTCGCCGCGGTCAAGAAAGCGCGCGTGCTCTGCCTTGCCCACGTTACCAATGCAATGGCTCAGGCCGGCCAGGACTTCGAGAAGGGAGCGGCCGACGGCACGGACGACGCTTTAACGGTTCTGGCGGCGGTCGCCGCGAAGCTTCGCTCCGGCCTCTGA
- a CDS encoding carboxypeptidase regulatory-like domain-containing protein, with product MPTYKIAVLSAVAALAMPLISTGGALAQSNPATLAGVVTSDRDGPMEGVLVSAKKQGSTITVTVVSNDKGEYAFPAGRLEPGQYQIGIRAAGYALDGSGAATLTASQPAKADLKLKPAPVTTAELTNSEWLTSAPGPDELKRGLLNCTDCHSVQRIFESKHTSEEFMAVFERMGGYYPGASDMQPQRLNGEHRRPAVNPAMAQAFSTYLAALNLSAKPQHGFELKLTPRAKGRATRVIITEYDLPRKEIQPHDVIVDADGGIWYSHFGEQFLSKLDPKTGKVTDYPIPVLKPDHPKGTLDLEVDHNGYIWVGMMYQGGMARFDRKTEQFRVYPVPKEWQTDATQQSHFSVAGMKADGKVWVKNSDRSQVMKLDPETGKYENLGSFKIPSNGRPIGIYGIYADQQNNAYILEFGNGGIGKIDAKTGAMAFYPTPTPFSRARRGRVDSENRLWFAEFGSNGVAMFDPKTEKITEWKKPLEWESPYDVVADRFGTVWEVNESSDRLGRLNPKTGEWVNYPLPRYSNFRRVFVDDRTPQVAVWVGNDHAAQVVKLEPLD from the coding sequence ATGCCAACGTATAAGATCGCCGTGCTGTCTGCCGTGGCGGCGCTGGCCATGCCATTGATCTCGACTGGCGGCGCGCTGGCCCAATCGAATCCCGCAACACTTGCCGGCGTCGTGACCTCCGATCGCGACGGGCCGATGGAAGGCGTCTTGGTCAGCGCCAAGAAGCAAGGCTCGACCATCACGGTGACGGTCGTCAGCAACGACAAAGGCGAATACGCATTTCCGGCCGGACGGCTCGAACCCGGGCAATATCAAATCGGAATCCGCGCCGCAGGCTATGCGCTCGACGGCTCCGGCGCAGCGACCCTCACCGCAAGCCAGCCCGCCAAGGCCGATCTCAAGCTCAAACCCGCGCCGGTGACGACCGCGGAGCTCACCAACTCCGAATGGCTGACCAGCGCGCCGGGGCCGGACGAGCTCAAGCGCGGCCTGCTGAACTGCACGGACTGCCACAGCGTGCAGCGCATCTTCGAATCCAAACACACCAGCGAAGAATTCATGGCGGTGTTCGAGCGCATGGGGGGTTACTATCCCGGCGCCTCCGACATGCAGCCACAACGCCTCAATGGCGAGCACCGGCGCCCGGCCGTGAACCCGGCGATGGCGCAGGCCTTCTCGACCTATCTCGCCGCACTCAACCTTTCGGCCAAGCCCCAGCATGGCTTTGAGCTGAAACTCACCCCGCGCGCCAAGGGCCGTGCCACTCGCGTCATCATCACCGAATACGATCTGCCGCGAAAAGAAATCCAGCCTCACGACGTGATCGTCGATGCCGACGGCGGCATCTGGTACTCGCATTTCGGCGAGCAGTTCTTGTCCAAGCTCGATCCCAAGACCGGCAAGGTCACCGACTATCCGATCCCGGTGCTGAAGCCCGACCACCCCAAGGGCACGCTCGATCTCGAGGTCGATCACAACGGCTATATCTGGGTCGGCATGATGTACCAGGGCGGCATGGCCCGCTTCGATCGGAAGACCGAGCAGTTCCGTGTCTATCCTGTGCCGAAGGAATGGCAGACCGACGCGACCCAGCAGTCGCACTTTTCGGTCGCCGGCATGAAGGCCGACGGCAAGGTCTGGGTGAAGAACTCGGACCGCTCGCAGGTGATGAAGCTCGATCCCGAGACCGGCAAGTACGAGAACCTCGGCTCGTTCAAGATCCCGTCGAACGGCCGACCGATCGGCATCTACGGCATCTATGCCGATCAGCAGAACAACGCCTACATCCTCGAATTCGGCAACGGCGGCATCGGCAAGATCGACGCCAAGACCGGCGCCATGGCGTTCTATCCAACGCCGACGCCGTTCTCGCGCGCGCGTCGCGGACGCGTCGACAGCGAAAACCGGCTGTGGTTCGCCGAGTTCGGGAGCAACGGCGTCGCGATGTTCGATCCCAAGACCGAGAAGATCACCGAGTGGAAGAAGCCGCTCGAATGGGAGTCACCCTATGACGTGGTCGCCGATCGCTTCGGCACCGTCTGGGAGGTCAACGAGTCCTCCGATCGCCTCGGCCGGCTCAATCCCAAAACCGGCGAATGGGTGAACTATCCGCTGCCACGCTACAGCAACTTCCGACGCGTGTTCGTCGACGACCGGACACCACAGGTCGCGGTCTGGGTCGGCAACGATCATGCCGCGCAGGTGGTGAAGCTCGAGCCGTTGGATTGA
- a CDS encoding class I SAM-dependent methyltransferase codes for MIDRPPQFFEGTGMPDPGWWEALWPDPAGVLASVGMKTGITVIDLCAGDGWFTAQIAKLAARVIAVDIDPKLLEASRQRLSELGVTNCEMVAGDAWRLPAMVREPVDFVFLANVFHGVPDRPKLVAAVRSVLKPHGLLAIVNWHPRPREETRVLGEPRGPKTELRMSTDATIRDGEAGGLSLVRVAELPPYHYGAVFQRE; via the coding sequence ATGATCGATCGGCCGCCGCAATTCTTCGAAGGCACCGGAATGCCGGACCCGGGCTGGTGGGAGGCGCTATGGCCCGACCCAGCCGGCGTTCTCGCTTCCGTCGGCATGAAGACCGGCATTACGGTGATCGATTTGTGCGCGGGGGACGGCTGGTTCACGGCTCAGATCGCAAAACTCGCGGCGCGCGTAATAGCGGTCGATATCGATCCGAAGCTCCTGGAAGCATCGCGTCAGCGGCTGAGTGAATTGGGTGTGACGAACTGCGAGATGGTTGCAGGCGACGCCTGGCGATTGCCGGCCATGGTGCGCGAGCCGGTCGATTTCGTTTTTCTGGCCAACGTGTTTCATGGCGTGCCGGACCGTCCGAAGCTTGTCGCAGCGGTGCGCAGCGTGCTCAAGCCGCACGGCTTGCTGGCCATCGTGAACTGGCATCCGCGGCCGCGTGAGGAAACCCGTGTGCTGGGCGAGCCGCGCGGGCCCAAGACCGAGCTGCGGATGTCCACGGACGCAACGATCCGCGACGGCGAGGCCGGCGGGCTTTCGCTGGTGCGCGTGGCCGAGCTTCCGCCCTATCATTACGGGGCCGTGTTTCAGCGCGAGTGA
- a CDS encoding glycosyltransferase family 4 protein — protein sequence MNAQMQSGTALKILHIIPRFIGGGPERSLLAFVAQERVVGTANRHAVVILDVPVSLHMLVAARKLGVELVIRPERDALTRLIEETDIVQIHFWNHPAMATLLRTLAFPPARVVVWSHVLGIHAPQVLTEDVVLFGDRLVVTSRRTLGSAGARHARQHDIPIHYVPGVADMSRLDGFVPRQHDGICVGYIGVVNETKMHPRFAEMSAAIRAPEIRFVVCGGGGGEAHLRSRFSALGMADRVAIRGVIENIREALEKFDIFGYPLADDTYATSEKALQEAMWVGVPPVVFPHGGLRDLVENERTGLVVTTEQGYSDAIERLAHDTGLRCRLGEEARRFARAEFEPARWSRVSNELLRAMMDEPPRTREPCPGAGDSAAANFVRSLGDQAGPFATALTEPVEASRRRAAANEQIAAASRLLANGEGGVAHYCNAFPDDPDLRFWASLISEAAARRRAAHQETRSPSGPV from the coding sequence TTGAACGCGCAAATGCAATCTGGGACCGCGCTGAAGATACTCCATATTATCCCCCGCTTCATCGGCGGTGGTCCGGAGCGTTCGCTGCTCGCATTCGTCGCCCAGGAGCGCGTCGTTGGCACCGCGAACCGGCATGCCGTCGTCATCCTGGACGTGCCGGTATCCTTGCACATGCTGGTGGCCGCGCGGAAACTCGGCGTCGAATTGGTCATTCGGCCCGAGCGCGACGCGCTCACGCGGCTCATCGAAGAGACGGATATCGTCCAGATCCATTTCTGGAATCATCCCGCTATGGCTACCTTGCTGCGCACGCTCGCGTTCCCACCGGCGCGCGTGGTGGTCTGGTCTCATGTCTTGGGAATCCACGCGCCTCAGGTTTTGACCGAAGATGTCGTGCTCTTCGGAGACCGGCTGGTTGTGACGTCAAGACGGACTCTTGGAAGCGCCGGCGCGCGACACGCGAGGCAACACGACATTCCCATCCATTACGTTCCAGGTGTTGCGGATATGAGCCGACTGGACGGCTTTGTGCCTCGCCAACATGACGGCATCTGTGTTGGCTACATCGGTGTCGTCAACGAGACCAAGATGCATCCGCGTTTTGCGGAGATGAGCGCGGCGATCCGTGCTCCGGAGATCCGGTTCGTCGTGTGCGGTGGCGGAGGCGGCGAAGCCCACCTGCGGTCTCGTTTCTCGGCGCTTGGTATGGCCGATCGCGTCGCTATTCGCGGAGTGATCGAAAACATTCGCGAGGCGTTGGAGAAGTTTGACATCTTTGGCTACCCGCTGGCGGACGACACCTACGCCACCAGCGAAAAGGCTCTGCAGGAGGCGATGTGGGTCGGCGTGCCGCCGGTGGTTTTCCCCCATGGCGGCTTGCGCGATCTCGTCGAGAATGAGCGCACCGGACTCGTGGTGACGACCGAGCAAGGGTATTCGGACGCGATCGAGCGGCTTGCCCACGATACGGGCTTGCGCTGCCGCCTCGGCGAGGAGGCACGCCGTTTTGCGCGTGCGGAATTTGAGCCTGCGCGCTGGTCGCGGGTATCGAACGAGTTGCTGCGGGCGATGATGGATGAGCCACCCAGGACGCGCGAGCCATGTCCAGGAGCGGGTGACAGTGCGGCGGCAAATTTCGTGCGCAGCCTGGGCGACCAAGCAGGCCCATTCGCCACCGCCCTGACCGAGCCTGTCGAAGCTTCACGACGGCGCGCAGCAGCGAACGAGCAGATCGCAGCGGCCTCCCGGCTGCTCGCAAATGGCGAAGGCGGGGTGGCCCATTATTGCAATGCCTTCCCCGACGACCCCGATCTGCGCTTCTGGGCCAGCCTTATCAGCGAAGCGGCGGCAAGGCGACGCGCCGCGCATCAGGAAACTCGCAGCCCGAGCGGGCCGGTCTAA